A single window of Achromobacter xylosoxidans DNA harbors:
- a CDS encoding c-type cytochrome, translating to MLAFISFRSVSLPRFWAKSRLLAAAVVAFSAAPVLAQDTPQVLQPGTMAARVAACTACHGEQGRAGADGYYPRLAGKPQEYLYHQLLNFRDDRRQYRPMAHLLAGLPDAYLHEMAGYFAAQHVPYPPPVRAEVSAATLEAGRRLALGGDAARSLPACASCHGASLGGLLPAVPGLLGLPRDYISSQIGSWKNGLRRAAAPDCMADVAHKLTPADIGALAAWLSSQPVADDYAPEPAGSLRLPAECGSQAQR from the coding sequence ATGTTAGCCTTCATTTCCTTTCGTAGTGTTTCACTGCCACGGTTTTGGGCAAAATCCCGGCTTCTGGCCGCCGCCGTTGTGGCCTTTTCCGCAGCCCCCGTGCTGGCCCAGGACACGCCCCAGGTATTGCAGCCCGGCACCATGGCGGCCCGGGTGGCGGCCTGTACGGCCTGTCACGGCGAGCAGGGCCGCGCCGGCGCCGACGGTTATTACCCGCGCCTGGCCGGCAAGCCGCAGGAATACCTCTACCACCAACTGCTCAATTTCCGCGACGACCGGCGCCAGTACCGGCCCATGGCGCACCTGCTGGCGGGCCTGCCGGATGCCTATCTGCACGAAATGGCCGGCTACTTCGCGGCGCAGCACGTGCCGTATCCGCCGCCGGTGCGCGCCGAGGTGTCCGCCGCCACGCTGGAAGCCGGCCGCAGGCTGGCGCTCGGCGGCGATGCCGCCCGCAGCCTGCCGGCCTGTGCGTCCTGTCACGGCGCCTCGTTGGGCGGCCTGTTGCCGGCCGTTCCCGGATTGCTGGGCTTGCCGCGCGACTACATCAGCTCGCAGATCGGCAGCTGGAAGAACGGCCTGCGCCGCGCCGCCGCGCCCGATTGCATGGCCGACGTTGCCCACAAACTCACGCCCGCAGACATCGGCGCCCTGGCGGCCTGGCTGTCGTCGCAGCCGGTGGCTGACGACTATGCGCCCGAACCGGCCGGTTCCCTGCGCCTGCCAGCCGAGTGCGGCAGCCAGGCGCAGCGTTGA